The proteins below are encoded in one region of Rubripirellula reticaptiva:
- a CDS encoding anti-sigma factor, which translates to MNCDFCQQRLELYVLGELDPSVAQSIAEHLEGGCVACGEEFAGLNESIDCLIEDTELRSPESSTWEKVAAAIESDQPPGGLSHEVANQVGLAMSSRFTAKQIAAGVLAVACGFGLMLLTLRATIDPALDDRAASDLASADPSPPLKSDLAGEAAFKKSLDSTQLVSFREPNQPGRATGSMVVDFDARQLHVHVEMRDTHDYTLWFVTTSGEWISGGRLDHLSNNHYGKVIDIPVTKSPIAHTAIAIESSDATRSFERNVALVSDTISGLKGKSL; encoded by the coding sequence GTGAATTGTGATTTTTGCCAACAACGACTTGAGCTGTATGTCCTGGGGGAATTGGATCCGTCAGTTGCACAGTCGATCGCTGAGCACTTGGAGGGCGGCTGCGTTGCCTGCGGTGAGGAATTTGCCGGACTGAACGAATCCATCGATTGCCTCATCGAGGACACCGAGCTTCGGTCGCCCGAAAGTTCAACATGGGAAAAAGTTGCCGCTGCGATCGAATCGGATCAGCCGCCAGGCGGTTTGTCGCATGAAGTCGCGAATCAAGTTGGCTTGGCGATGTCCTCTCGTTTCACTGCGAAACAGATTGCGGCTGGCGTACTTGCGGTTGCATGCGGATTTGGCTTGATGCTGCTGACGCTGAGGGCCACGATCGATCCAGCGCTAGACGATCGTGCGGCGAGTGACCTTGCCTCGGCCGACCCATCGCCACCCTTGAAATCCGATCTAGCGGGCGAGGCTGCTTTTAAGAAGAGCCTGGATTCGACGCAACTAGTTTCTTTCCGCGAACCAAACCAACCAGGTCGAGCGACTGGCAGCATGGTGGTTGACTTCGATGCAAGACAACTTCACGTCCATGTGGAAATGCGGGATACACACGACTACACGCTTTGGTTTGTGACGACCAGCGGCGAGTGGATTTCGGGCGGGCGACTCGACCATCTCAGCAATAACCATTATGGGAAAGTGATTGACATTCCCGTGACGAAGTCTCCGATCGCGCACACCGCGATCGCGATCGAATCGTCGGACGCGACGAGGTCATTTGAACGAAACGTTGCGCTGGTAAGCGACACGATCAGTGGTCTGAAAGGCAAGTCTCTCTAA
- a CDS encoding sigma-70 family RNA polymerase sigma factor codes for MGMETPPLTDEQLIAQVRAGDKSSLQAFHDRYRNLVFTVAHRVCGQECDAETVLVTVFWEIWRNPSAWNPQRGSARTYLLLLTRSRARDLMRSERGRATAQRTAGEELSLQKNRSETELDPSEQLFDKNRSMRLREATQTLPDDVREALDLAFFAGLTHVDISIRLGIPLGTVKTRIRRGLVQLRERLTATKDDWLIQ; via the coding sequence ATGGGAATGGAAACGCCGCCACTAACTGACGAGCAATTGATCGCACAAGTCCGTGCCGGCGATAAGTCGAGCTTGCAGGCATTCCATGATCGATACAGAAATTTGGTGTTTACGGTCGCGCATCGAGTGTGTGGCCAAGAGTGTGACGCCGAGACTGTTTTGGTGACTGTTTTCTGGGAAATTTGGAGAAATCCATCTGCGTGGAATCCACAGCGAGGTTCTGCCCGTACTTATCTATTATTGCTGACTCGCAGCCGCGCCAGGGATTTGATGCGTTCGGAAAGAGGGCGTGCCACCGCGCAGCGAACAGCCGGTGAAGAACTATCATTGCAAAAAAACCGTAGTGAAACGGAGCTTGACCCGTCCGAACAGCTTTTCGATAAGAACCGATCGATGCGTTTACGAGAAGCGACACAAACGCTGCCAGATGACGTGCGTGAAGCGTTAGATTTAGCTTTCTTTGCTGGCTTGACTCATGTGGACATTTCGATCCGGTTAGGGATTCCTCTGGGAACAGTCAAGACACGGATTCGACGAGGTTTGGTTCAGTTGAGAGAACGCCTAACAGCCACAAAAGATGATTGGTTGATCCAGTGA